Part of the Leptolyngbya sp. BL0902 genome, TCAATGTTGAGGGGATGCGGCAGTGGTTTCTGCGGGCCGATGCCCCTTTGGCAATGACAGTTTCGGTCGGATCTGGGGGATCGGAGCCAGATCGGATGGGCGCAGCTACGCCGGACAAGAACCCCCAAGGGGAGGAGAGCCTAGGGGAGGCCGATGGTGAGGGATTGGCCCCCCTGGGGGAAGATCGTCCTAGCCTGGGGGCCAAACTGCGGGTAAAAAAAACCACCTACTTTAGGCGACAGCCTCTCCCCGCTGATCGCTTGGCGGAAGTCGATAAAATTTTGCTCACCCAGGGGAGCGTTCTTGATCTTCAGTACTACGTTGATCTCGGGGATCATCAATGGCAGGTAGAACTGCGAGAGCCTACCCTGGGGAACCAGCCGCAAAAAACCTGGTGGGTCGATGCCCGTGATGTGGAAATGATCACCCACATTACCCTCACGGCAATCCGCAAGACCGTCTTTAAACGAGAGGCCAAGGACTCCTCTCAGCTTCCGGCAACCAGCCTGTTGACCATCGCCCAGGGTGCCCGATTTCATCTGATCAACAACACACCCGCCGCTGGCGACCACGCGGAAATAGAGCTGGCGGAGGTGCCCTCCAGCCAAGAGACGAGGCGACAGTGGTTTGTCTATAAACCCGACGTCAACATTGAAGGCAGGCGGGAACTGCTGCGGGTGAAGGGGGACACGGTCTTCAAAACCCAGCCGATTCAGTCCAGCCAGCTCACCAGCGAGGAAAAGGTGCTGGTCAAAAAAGGGACGGTGTTTTTGCTCAACTCCTACGCTCAGCCCGCCCAAAACCATGTGCGGGTCGCCCTCCAGGGTGCTTTTCTGGGGCCCAAAAACCTCACAACCTGGTACGCCTACATTCCCGATATTGAGATGGAGGGCACCAGCCTGGGCAACAATCCCAAGGATCAAGGGGTGGCCCCGGTGGCCCCTACCAGAACGGCCCCCGCCCCGGTAGATCGCGGCATTCGGCTGACCCTCCCTGGCCTCAGCGGCACCTACTACTCCAACGATCCGATCTATCCCGTCAATCAGTACGGACAGCCCGGCAACTTTACCTGGGCTGAGGCCCTGCACGTTAATCGAGCGACGGGCTACTATCGCAAACCCGCCAATGCCGCTGTGGTGCAGGGCATCTTTCGGATAGCTCGCGCCCTAGAGGAAATTCGTCGTATGTACGGAGATCGCCCCATGCGCATCAACTCCTGGTATCGTGACCCTGCCACCAATGCCGCCGTCGGGGGGGCTCGGTTTTCACGCCACCTGTCGGGGGACGCGGTAGATTTTGTCATTCCGGGGGTCAGTTGCTTCAATGTCTACGCCCGCCTCAGTCCTTGGTGGGGCCAACGGGGTGGTCTCGCCAGCTCCTCGGTCTTCACCCATATTGACGCTCGGGGCTACCGGGCTCGGTGGGATTACGGGTATTAACCGATCAGCCTGGGGAAATTAAATACAAAGTCAAGATAATTTGTTCGGAAGAACCCTGCCGAAGCCCTAGGGAAAAGGTTAAAATTTACCTTGATTTTTAAGCGTTAGAACAATTTCTACCATGGCGGATTCCGGTACTTCCCCGACCAGCGACAATTTTGAACTATTGCCCCGTCAAGAAAGGGTAGAAACGCTGCGTAATGCCCTAGAGACCCTGCAAATTGCCGACGAAATCGCTAAGCAAGGCTATCTTATCACCAGTTCCGAACTGGCTGATTTAATGGACGTGAATGCCAGCGCTGTCACCAGTCGGGGCGAACTTTGGCACTGGCGCAACTGGTCTGTTTCCCGGGTGCGGCGCGAAGGCAATCAAATTCTCTGGCAAATCGAGCGCATCGACTAACGGTTTGCGAGCGCTTTCCACGAAATGGGCATAGGATTTCTCTGCCCATTTTTTAGCGCATCTAGCCAGAGCGAAGGTGTCCCCAGGATGAGGGTGTCCCAAGATAGGCCCCCAGGGAGGTCTTCGGGTGGTGGCGACCTTCTGTCCGCCCAACCTGTGCGCTTACAGCCCTCCCACAAAGCGGCCAGGGCTGAGTCGGTGCTGGGGGTCAAACTGGGCTTTAACAGCCTCCATGAGGGCCAGGGCAGGGCCAACATCGCCCCAAACCCCTAGGGCTTGTTTAAGATCGGGGGATGCCTCCAGCAGCACTAGATAGCCTTGGGAGGCCCCACAGATAGACCGCAGTTTTGTCAGGAGATCAGGGGTGGCGGTGGTGGCCTCCAGGCACACCGTACCGATGCCGCTACTGGCGTGGATGCGGGCAAGGTGGCCGGGGGCAAGCTGCTGAAGCTGGGTCAACAGGTCGCAGGCGGTGGTGGGCAGCAGGCCAACTTTAGCTTTTACGGTCGTGGTTGCCGTTGTTTCAGCGGGAAAGAGGTAATCATTCGCCCGATGCCAAAAGGCTTGATCCTCGGCTTCTGCCAATTCCTGAACGGCTAGTCCGGCGGGGAGAAGCTGGCGCAGAACAGCCAACTGTTCTTCTACCCCAGGAGCGATGGACTGGAACCGGGCGGCGAGGGTGAAGGACTCTGGGCTACCCAAGGCCGCGGCGAGGGTGGGCGAAAGCAGGTCTAGGGCCACGGGGGTCAGCGAGGAACGGCGCACGGCGGCGGTGAGAGTCTGGATTTCGGCAATGTTCCCAGAAATGACCAGGGTTTTCGAGGTTTCCTGCACCGGGAACAGGCGGAAGGTGAGTTGGGAAATCATGCCCAAGCTGCCGTAGGATCCGGTGAACAGCTTCATCAGGTCGTATCCGGCCACGTTTTTCACGACGCGGCCCCCAGCCTTGGCAATCTGACCGTCGTAGCGCACCAGGGAAAGGCCAATCAGCATATCCCGCACGCCACCGTAGCGCTGCCGCAGGGAACCTGCATCCCCGGTTGCCACCATGCCGCCGAGGGTGGCCCGATGGGGATAGGCCGGATCCAGAGGCAGAAATTGGTTCACAGCGGCGAGCTTGGGGGCCAATTCCGCCAGAGTCAACCCTGCCTGGGCGGTGAGGGTCATATCCCCCACGGCATGGTCGATGATCTGGTTCAGGCGGGCGGTGCTAACCACCAGATCAACCCCCTGAGCCAAACTGCCCCAGGTGAGCTTGCTGCCCGCACCGCAGGGCAACACCCGCCACTGGTTTTGGTGGGCGCAGGCCATCACCGCTGCCAGTTGGGCTTCGCTGGTGGGATAAACCACGGCCTGGGGCAGGGTGTGATCCACCGTGACCTGGGCTAGGGATGTCCCTAGCTCAGCGGCGATTTGGCCTTGGGAAGTGACAGATTCGGCCCCAAGCAGGGCGGTGAGGGTGCTAACGAGGTCAGCCATGGGCGCTAGTCGATGCTGATGGGGGTGGGGCCGCTGGCGCTGGAGGCCGAGGGGGGAGGAACGTCGGTGCGGGGGGTGCGAAACTCACCGTAGAGCCGATCCCGCCAGTCGAAGACGGCCTGGTACTCTGGCACGTCGGCCAAGCCAGGGACGCCCTTGCCGCAAATGCCCTCCGGCAGATCCACATACTGACGGTCGGGGAACTTGAGGTACATGGTGGCAGCAGCCACGGCAAAATCCGCCAGGGTAGGCTGGTTGCCCAGCAGGTAGGGGCTATTTTCCAGCATTAAACAGAGGGCGTCTAAATCTTGCTTCAGGGCGGTGGCGGCGACCTTGATATCGTCAGGGCCAAAGCCAACCCCGGTGCCGACGAGGTTCAGAATATCCCCCGGCAGGGCACCCACCAGATTCCGCAGCAGGTCGGGGGTGGCCGTTGGCAGCAAGGCCGTGCGGAAATTGGGATGCTGCTTGAAGGCCCCGATCATCACCTTGCGGGCATTGGGCACAATGGCTTCATCGGCCCAGCTTTCTAGGGCAAGGCACAGCCCCCGCTGTTTGGGGTCGGTGGGCAGAATGGGGCGGTCGGGGTAGGTGCGCTCTAGGTGCAGGGCAATAGCGGTGGAATCGGGGATGATTTGGTCGCCATCCTTGAGCACAGGCACTTGGCGCTGGCCCGACATTTGGAAAACTTCAACCTGACCCACGCCGGGGGTGACGTCCACCTTTTGGTAGGGCAGTTGCTTGTAATCGAGGATGAGACGAACTTTCTCCGCGTAGGTGGAGGCTTCAAACTGGTACAGCGCTAGCATGATCGTCCTCTTAGCAGCCTGGGATATCGAGGATCAAGTCTGACCCGGTAACACTGTATCGCTATTTGTCGAGATTTGTTGGGGTGACGGGCTGGCACAGGCCGAAGCATGGGGCGGCTGGGTAATCACCTCCACCGACGCAAACCCGGCGGTGGCCAACAGTTGGCCCACGGCCAGTTCGGCCCG contains:
- a CDS encoding D-Ala-D-Ala carboxypeptidase family metallohydrolase, producing the protein MGTWVKETDEAIYLMQGNQWISRIQKKPSSSNPREQVLNVEGMRQWFLRADAPLAMTVSVGSGGSEPDRMGAATPDKNPQGEESLGEADGEGLAPLGEDRPSLGAKLRVKKTTYFRRQPLPADRLAEVDKILLTQGSVLDLQYYVDLGDHQWQVELREPTLGNQPQKTWWVDARDVEMITHITLTAIRKTVFKREAKDSSQLPATSLLTIAQGARFHLINNTPAAGDHAEIELAEVPSSQETRRQWFVYKPDVNIEGRRELLRVKGDTVFKTQPIQSSQLTSEEKVLVKKGTVFLLNSYAQPAQNHVRVALQGAFLGPKNLTTWYAYIPDIEMEGTSLGNNPKDQGVAPVAPTRTAPAPVDRGIRLTLPGLSGTYYSNDPIYPVNQYGQPGNFTWAEALHVNRATGYYRKPANAAVVQGIFRIARALEEIRRMYGDRPMRINSWYRDPATNAAVGGARFSRHLSGDAVDFVIPGVSCFNVYARLSPWWGQRGGLASSSVFTHIDARGYRARWDYGY
- a CDS encoding FAD-binding oxidoreductase, which translates into the protein MADLVSTLTALLGAESVTSQGQIAAELGTSLAQVTVDHTLPQAVVYPTSEAQLAAVMACAHQNQWRVLPCGAGSKLTWGSLAQGVDLVVSTARLNQIIDHAVGDMTLTAQAGLTLAELAPKLAAVNQFLPLDPAYPHRATLGGMVATGDAGSLRQRYGGVRDMLIGLSLVRYDGQIAKAGGRVVKNVAGYDLMKLFTGSYGSLGMISQLTFRLFPVQETSKTLVISGNIAEIQTLTAAVRRSSLTPVALDLLSPTLAAALGSPESFTLAARFQSIAPGVEEQLAVLRQLLPAGLAVQELAEAEDQAFWHRANDYLFPAETTATTTVKAKVGLLPTTACDLLTQLQQLAPGHLARIHASSGIGTVCLEATTATPDLLTKLRSICGASQGYLVLLEASPDLKQALGVWGDVGPALALMEAVKAQFDPQHRLSPGRFVGGL
- a CDS encoding glutathione S-transferase family protein, which codes for MLALYQFEASTYAEKVRLILDYKQLPYQKVDVTPGVGQVEVFQMSGQRQVPVLKDGDQIIPDSTAIALHLERTYPDRPILPTDPKQRGLCLALESWADEAIVPNARKVMIGAFKQHPNFRTALLPTATPDLLRNLVGALPGDILNLVGTGVGFGPDDIKVAATALKQDLDALCLMLENSPYLLGNQPTLADFAVAAATMYLKFPDRQYVDLPEGICGKGVPGLADVPEYQAVFDWRDRLYGEFRTPRTDVPPPSASSASGPTPISID